From a region of the uncultured Draconibacterium sp. genome:
- a CDS encoding SDR family oxidoreductase, whose translation MTDKVVVITGASSGIGRALAEKYAAEGFNLVLAARRIERLEALKEKLSNVEVLPVKTDVSIEEDCKHLIDKAIERFGKINILINNAGISMRAVLEDVETEVLRKVMDVNYWGTVYCTKYALPYLLEQKGSVVGVISTGGYIGLPGRTGYSSSKFAVRGFLDTLRVEYLRAGLHVLVVAPGFTASEIRETALVADGSKQGKTPRNENKMMSAERCAAIMYRAIKNRRRKMIVSFWDGKAIVLVAKLWAWLVDQILYAVFKNEPDSPLK comes from the coding sequence ATGACAGACAAAGTAGTTGTAATTACCGGAGCTTCGTCAGGAATAGGAAGAGCATTGGCCGAAAAGTATGCAGCGGAGGGGTTTAACCTGGTATTGGCTGCGCGTAGAATTGAGCGTTTAGAGGCGCTAAAAGAAAAACTCTCCAACGTTGAAGTTTTACCGGTAAAAACTGATGTCTCGATTGAAGAGGATTGCAAGCATTTGATCGATAAGGCGATCGAGCGCTTCGGAAAAATCAATATTCTTATTAATAATGCGGGAATTTCCATGCGGGCAGTACTCGAAGATGTTGAAACCGAAGTGTTACGGAAAGTAATGGACGTGAACTACTGGGGTACTGTTTATTGCACCAAATATGCGCTTCCGTATTTGCTCGAACAAAAAGGTTCTGTTGTTGGCGTGATTTCAACGGGTGGATACATTGGATTACCTGGTCGCACCGGCTATTCGTCTTCGAAATTTGCAGTGCGCGGTTTTCTTGATACGCTGCGGGTTGAGTACCTGCGTGCCGGATTGCATGTTTTGGTTGTGGCGCCCGGTTTTACGGCATCTGAAATTCGTGAAACAGCGCTGGTTGCCGATGGAAGTAAACAGGGAAAAACACCACGTAACGAAAATAAAATGATGTCGGCCGAACGCTGTGCAGCAATTATGTATCGCGCCATTAAAAACCGACGTCGTAAAATGATCGTCTCATTCTGGGATGGGAAAGCGATCGTTCTCGTGGCAAAGCTTTGGGCCTGGCTGGTTGATCAGATTCTTTATGCCGTATTCAAAAACGAACCCGATTCACCGTTAAAATAG